CCTGTTGGTATAATTTTACATTAGACATCTTAGAATGGGATGTTATTTTTCTTACAATGTTCTTGTAGACATATCGTTAACTATTTAATCGTGCTTTCTACTTGatatccttttctctttttcttttgtgttgATGCAGATCTGGGGTACTATCATTATGCAAAAGAAGTACAAAGGACAGGACTATCTTGTGGCATTCCTAGTAACCCTGGGTTGTTCCTTATTTATTCTGTATCAGGTAAGTATCTTGTTTGAATTGCTTGTAGGGTATTAGATGAATTGCTGCTTTCTCAAATTATGTCAAGAATCATTTTCAGAATATTGTGTTCATGTCAAACTTTTATAAATGATGTTTACCGGCCAGAAAAATCTTGTATAATTGATGCATATTTGATGTCATAGACATGGTGTGATTTTCATCAATTACTGAAACTTTCTTCTATTATCTTTGAGAATTCTGATTCAAAGCATCATCTGTTAAATCAGTCAGTCGTCCACATAAGATCATGTTATATTTTTTTGTTCAGTTAAACCTCTCACCTTTGATATATCTACCTGCTACTTACTCTTCATAcagttttctctctcttttttggtgtgtgtgtgttgttggggtttgggggggggggggggcacgTAAAAAAATGTCGTTGATAATTCATCAAGATGGTGCCACTTGCAAATTATGGATATACTTAAAAGCTCTGCAAGATCCAATTATCTATACAGTGTGATATACTTGTTATGCCAAAAGCATAAACGAAATAAAAGGGAGCTCTTAACTCTCCACAAAGGGTTTTCGCACCCTGAGCTTATACTATTTTTTTGAGATGGAGAAAATACTATGAAGGTTTCTACGGTTCAAGTTGACAGAGTTGTTGGCAAATAGAATGTATCGAAGTTTTCATTTAGCCAAACTATCGTTGCACTACTCAACTAGTCTCTGAAGCAGTTGAAAAGTCCAATGATTCGATATGTACAATATGGATAAATTCAAGTTTCAGAGCATAGAATCTCTTTTTCCTATTTATCATGAAATTACCTAGAAGGCCCCAACCCTAAGTGAAGCTTTCCTGAAGCTAAACTTATTGTTCCTACTGTTGATAATATCAGCATGGTGCCCCAATCTTCCGCTTTTGATTGAGCCTAAGGGTCGTCGAAATTGAAAGTCTCAAGAGCTTTGTTTTGTGGCTTCCCAAATGAGACTGAAGGAAACATGCTAATGGTTGAGTCTTGCATAAGTGACTGAGTTTTCACCACCAAAGAGTTTGCCCAAGAATCCTATCAAAACTTCTTAGCCTCTTTGATATTACAGGTTTCCATAGTTTTTACTGATTCTCCGAAATGAATAGATGCTCACTAAAGAGATTCATGTTTTTGTATGTTTTTGGAGCGCTATACGCCAACTTGTAGAGATGACTGGATGAATTTTGTTAAAAGACACTCTAGCTTGTAGAATTCTTAAATGGTGTACTCGTGAACTGGTTAATCCATTTTCCCGGTAAAAGTATACTTAAAACCTTTTTGTTTCTGATAGCCATGCTTGTGTTGGTCTGCTAAGTTCTGAACTTGCATTAGCTTCTGAGATTACCTCCACTGGTTAATGCTTTTGCTATTTTGTGTTTGGTTTTAGGCAGCAGGTGACATCAGTCCCTTCAATAGAGGAAGAGAAAGCACAGTCTGGGGAGTTTCTCTGATGATAGGCTATCTTGGGTATGCATTATAACTCACATCATCTTCCAGCATTCTAAACCATCAGTCATTGGATTAATGAAATGCTAAGTTAAGAAACTGGATTTGCTAAAAGTCAAGACTTGCTTCTTGAGAAAATTGAGTATCTGAGCTTCTAGACAATTGGCATTCAATCTCATAGCGTGCAATTGATTGATATTTGAGCATTGAAGTGTTACATACTGTAGCTTCTCTTTTCCTTGACTCGCTGTATATCTCACTTGTCCTGTAAGATCGCCAGAAAAGATTGTCCTTTTCGAAGACATACCACTTCATGATCTTAACTGCCAAGTTGATCCCCAATCCAGCAATATAACTCAGTTCAACGTGCATTGACAAAATTACTGAACTATTAAATACCTATGTCACGGTGTTTGCATCAGCATTTGTTAGCTTTGGTGGTTTACAAAGTGCATTTGGTATCATATTCGCCTATTGCGAATTCTCAAACTCATTGCATCCCCCCCTGCTGTGCGCCCAGTAGGATAACATTCTTCTCTTCTGATGCTGTGGCCCAACCTCACAGCCTAATTAATTGGTCAACTGAAGAATTGTGAAAAGACTTGAGTGAAATGGAAAGTTCATATCATGGTTCTCCACCTCTTGCCCACCCAAGTGCAGAACCAAGAAGGATTATTTGGTCAACTGAAGAACTGTGATGAACTTGAGTGAAATGGAAAGGTTCATATGGTGGTTCTCCACCTCTTGCTCCACCCAGTGCAAAACCAAGAAGGATTACCTGGTGCTGGTATGAAAGATTTTGATGTTAAgtggaaaataaaataaagattcATATATCATAGTTTCTGCATGTCAGGTATATTAAATACTCGCCAATACACACATGTACAAACTTTTAACATTAGATACCAAATATACTTCTTGCCACTTTCTCattcttcagttttgtttctaTAACCTCTTTTGGGGACATCTAATATTTGAATGGAAGACAATTTCTTGAAAGAGCATCGCTGCCAATTTGCTCCTGATGTTTGCACGGGACatattgttgtttccttttttattttgtttttttaattattttctttttggatTGTCGTTGAGAGCAACACCACGTTGTTATTCCCCTGGGAAATTGAATGTTTGTTTGTTAGTATCTGGATATTTTTTTCTAGGATGTTCACAAGCTTTATCAGTCATCTGATCTTACAGGTTTGATGGCTTTACGAGTACTTTCCAGGATAAACTTTTTAAAGGCTATGATATGGAAATACACAATCAAATATTCTATACAACGGTCTGTTCTTGTCTTCTTAGTTTCATCGGTAAGATCCCGTTTATTGGAATTCAGTGACATACCTTTGCAACTATTAAGTTTGTATTTGGTGGACATTTGAGAAATTCACTTTACATTTCCAGAAGATAATATGCTGGACCATTCAGTTGTTTCCAATGTCTTCTTGCTGAGCATGATAATATCCAGTTCTTCAGTCTATACCTGCctgtatgtttttcatgtgcaccATGGAGGGAAGGGTGTGACTATTATTTTTAGGTGCCTCATTGTGGTTGTGTTTTACATAAGACTGTCACAGAATAATAATTCTTTAAGTTGTCATCAAAAATTTCTCAAACACGCTGATAGATTCCAAGATTCAGTTTACTTTTGACTTTGAAATAGTTAACTTATTATAAGATTTTGAGTACTGATACCATTTGCACCCAATTAAGTTTCCACGATAATTTCAAAACATATTTGATGTAGAGGAAATATTATGCACTTTTGTTTACATGATTGAGGATTAAACTCTAGCAGAGACATCTGCAGACAGTTGAGGCTACTGATTATATCAAATTACGTCCCTGCTTGTGGTATTTTGCTATAATTAGTTTGTACTGCAGGTACTACTGGTCGAAATAcatattgttatttgttaatGAAGTTCTCTTGATGCACGCTTGATACTACTACTGATGTTTATCTAGGTTATGTTCATCATGACTAATATTAACTGGATTCTGCTCTCTGTCTCCATGTAGGTCTAATTTTACAAGGCAATCTTCTAATGGCGATAGATTTTGTATCCCGCCATCATGACTGTTTCTTCGATATTGCTCTGCTTTCAACTGTAAGTTGTCCAAGTAgaagttgatttatttaaacaACTATCCTGGTTTCACAAGTATTTGTGCTGCCAACTCTTACTGTCACTAAAAGATGCATAATATCATGAAGCCAATTATCTTTACTTTCGGAGTGGAAAAATGGGAGGACTAAACTGATTGTTGTTTTGGTTGCAGGTAGCAACTGCAAGTCAATTTTTTATTTCTTATACGATCCGCACATTTGGTGCTCTAACATTTGCAACCATAATGACCACAAGACAGGTATTAAGAAATACTATAAGAGTTTGAAAATTTGATCTTCTTCCTTCTAAACTGGCCATGTGCACAAAACTAAAATGTGATGTCTTATTAAATTTGTGTAGCTGGTGAGCATTTTGCTGTCATGCTTGTGGTTTGGCCATCCTTTGAGCTGGGAGCAATGCATTGGAGCTGTAAGCATCAACTTCACTCTATTGGTTTTGTAAGCTGAAACTTCTTtacttaaaaaagaaaaaaatatgttAGTTTGATTTCTTTTTATCAGGTTATCGTCTTTGGATCCCTTTATGCAAGAACCTTCTTGAAGACTAAACAGAAGCCGCCATCGTTGGAGATGACTGAAACTAGAGCTTCAGGTCCTTCATAAGGAAATCTATCACGAAGTAACTTGTGACCATCGGAATAAGTGAAGTGAAATAGCTCTCTGCAACTTCGATGCTGCTCGGAGAAAGATGTAATTAAACTGAGGCATGAATGGGATTTCTTTTTTCGGAATTCCAGATGGAAGGCAACCTTGCTGTTATTGCATTACAACCTTGCATATGAAAATGGCATATGCAATGGAGCAAGATTTTGACAAGCCTTCCTCAAATCTTTGCATGTTAAATTGCCACCTCACCAAGCAACAGAAGTTCTATGATCTTTCGTTCAATTAACTGTGgacttcttttcccatttttggTACTTCAAAAAAGATGTAATACACAGTATGCAATGCATACTTGTTTTCTCTTAAGGAATTTGGAACTGTACTAGTAGACATCAGAAATGTATGAGGTATGTGTTGTGGCTCTAACCTTTTTTCAGCTTTAACTCATTATCAGCTGGTGGCTTTCACAAGGATCATTCATATGAGTAATCAACGTGTAAATTTGATGCAGTGGAACATGACATTATTTGAGTATCAAATCTAAAAATTGTACGTTTGGAACTGTCATACTATGGGGGAACTGACGAGGAGTACTCCAAACTTTAGCTGAAAAACACGAGTTGCACTATGGGTCTCAAAGAGGCGGGTCAGGCCGGATATTGGATGAGTCGAAAACGGGTAATGCAAAAACAGATAAGGGGATCCGACCCGATTCATATTTAATACAGATAAAAAAAGGCTtatccggcggataatatggttATCCATATTATCTatggcttcttgaatatgattacttttgggagaaATTCTAGTTTCCCAAGACATAAGAAAACTCCCAATTTGagactttacaaatgtaaaagttaaactcattggttatccattttctaagtggataatatgattCCTATCCATATTTGactatttttaaaaagttcattattcaACCCATTTTTAATGGATGATCGGGTGATAACTGTTTTTTTTTCATCTATTTTGCCACCACTAAGTTACACCATGTTTGTTTGACGCTTTAATAGTAATGTGGTTGATCACATGAAAAATGAGACATTACGCTTGATGTAATCTTGTAATTCATGGTAAAAGATGAGTATCAACAGCAAAAAGATTTCTTTTGTTTACGCAGTTTTACAGTTAGTAATTTAATAGTACATGTTACCGTGCGCGAGTAAGTGGAAAAGAGATAAGCGAGGCACGTGCAATTGGTCTGCGATTGGAGAAAGTAAACCAAAAAGAAGTAATACCTctattcacttttacttgtcaagtattttaaaaataaatttttatttttacttatcaTTTTTCGTAtttcaagagaaaaataatttatttattttttttgcccTTGGCAATTAATTACTCGTTCTAAATCATCTTCCAAATTCATTAAGATTATACATTAATTAATATGCGTATCATGAAAAATTAtacactttatttattatttattaaggAATATGCAAAGTCAATAGTGGGCAAATAAAAGTGAACGGGATGAAGTAACAACAAAGTATAAAAGGGGGAAAATAATTGACAATTTGTCTTGGAAATGAAACATCTTAATTTTAGATTACAGCAATCGGTATTGGTAACTACACGAGGGCAGTTTTTTCAGGATTTAACAACCAATTCCAATTTTAGTTTGAATAAGCATTATAGGAGAGGAACTGATGataaatttttttgtttttttcctaaTCAATGCACTCTCGTAGATATTTATATTACGAATAAGTTAGACAACAAAGTGGCTGTAGTTTAGTGGTGAGAATTCCACGTTGTGGCCGTGGAGACCTGGGCTCGAATCCCAGCAGCCACACTACTTTTTACTTCTTTAATCAGggtaaaattttctttttcccttaaaTGCGTGTTTTACCGGATTCAAGAGTGGAATTTCGTATTTATTGAGTCTTAGGGTGTGTGTTTGGACTGAGGTGCTATGCGAGTCATGTGATGCACCTCGATTTAATATCCAAGATGTCATTTACTACAGAATTGAAAAATAGTCTGACACCTgattttacttaaatattttattaactaattgatcattttacctttttattttgattcaaaataagtaattatttacataattaaaaaggaattaattttatttttttcaaaatttgcccTTATTTACATACTCCAATGTGTCAAGGTAACATCTAATTAAGGATAATTTAGATAATACATTTTATTTTCTAGGAGTTCGTATTTTCTTAATGGGTATGTCAGAAGTAAAAtggtcacttattatggactAATGGAAGTAATAGCGAACTGTTAAAGTTTATTTAGCCATTTTAAGGAGAAGTTATATAATTTAATATATTTAAAAGAACAAACTTGAGATTTTTCTTCTCAGCAAATCGAGAAATTAATCAAAGAAGTTTCATCCCTGTCAAATTCAGTATTGCTCTGCACGCCTCTATTGCaacgataaaaaaaaaaaaagaaatatacaaataataaaaagaaaggaaaacgtgGTTTGATATACGTATAAAAGATCGAGAGTACAATATATTACAGTAACAAATCCTTCTGTTCTAGGTAATCTTCTATCTATATAGAACAGGATAAGCAAATTAACGTGATGATGCCAAGTTTCACAATCAATATGTTAAATGCCAAGTGCCAACATGTGTCAAATTTTAAGACAAAATTAGTTAGGTTAGTTAATAATTATTTATTCTTTTtactttgaattaaaaaaattaaatatataaaaaatatataaataaatcaCTGTACAAGataaaatatgttcatattaaaTGATCATGCGAGAAAGCAACACGTGGAGCTGAAGATAGAAGGCAGTAAGGATTGAAGGCAACAATCTCGTTTGTTATCGGAAAAAATGATATTCATAAAGGCGAAATAAATGATCGCTGCCCGGtagcattcaatgaagaatattctataGTATTAAGTGCACGATCCGTTATAGAGAATATGACATTTACTGACTATCGTTACATattcttcaatggccctcataatggtcatttaagaggggcttgacCTTAGGACCTTGTTCCCTGGGTACAACTATAAATAGAGAGTTTTACCATCATTGTAACGGACACGAATTTTTTGACAAGCATACAATATACTCGGTTTAAAACTCAATAACAATTTACTTTCTTACTTATTTGCATTGCTCTTATTGCCTTCGGAAGCTTTGTTCCCGGGCTCAAGATCTCTATTGTCTTATCTCGATTTTAACGCCAAGTCTTATATTTTTgtctaatttatttattattttaggatcaaatcgattcaattgtctataaaccacgtataaattcaactgtaccattttacgggtaaacagtttggtgcccaccgtggggctttgtcacgacccaaaatcccaatccggtcgtgatgacgcctctcgtgaggacaaggccagccaatcaacaaaacagtacatctctttataattactaagcaggaataagtctaaatcatgggcaatataatcttaaatgcgaaataaatgtgatagaacaaggaaaaccctcccaactcagcccgaaatcggggtgtcacaagtcatgagctactacagagtttactaatattttacaaagtttggaattatcataaataacaaagataacggagaaaacggggttgcggacgtcaacaactacctcgttactcctagtcaccgcctggtctggaaagaatcaacgcttaggagcgaactcagctctgcctgtatctgcacacatggtgcagggagtaatgtgagtactccgacccagtgagtaataaaaataaataacgactgaaaatatgaaatctcataacagcacaatatagcgctatcccaagcagtaaaatcagttatacagtaaaatagtgagtatcagataattcttcttttaaaacagtaaagacaaataatttccacagtaaggataaatcaaaagcttgcccctcgggctcaatatgtaaatctcagtatagtatcagcccctcgggctcactcccaactcaccagcacacaacatcagcccctcgggctcactcccaactcaccacacacaagcaacggcctctcgggcccactcccaactcacctgggtaccctgcgctcactgggggtgtgtacagactccggaggggctcctacagcccaagcgcaatatcaataggcctgaaagccttcacacatcacacacgaggcctgaaagcctcctcatataacactcgaggcctgaaagcctcctcacatcactcaacatatcctcacgtatggccctcggcctcaatcagtccagaaaataatcataagcctcttgggcatcagtaaaacaatagtgctcagctcaacagcattataaatatcattaaatctcgagttgagtataaatgtagctgagttcacaaaataatataattcaattggactgagttcaaataatatttcaattcgtgaggaaaatagtgatgtaaattcacaaaagatttcagataattggcacgaagcccaaatatggcaataagcccaatcatagtgaaaaacataaatctttatcaattacgcggtaaaaatatcaactgggatggaccaagtcacaatccccaatagtaaatgaccccgcgctcgtcatacaacgcgtgtctcatctcaacatagcagtatgttgtgcaatccggggtttcaaaccctcagtgcatcatttaaaatcattactcacctcaagacggtccaacgtctactccgctatgcccttgcctctcgaatttacctcttcgcgcgtcgaatctggtcaaaaccacaacgaatacattacaataggctaagggaacaaaggccaatcaaaacaatcgaaaaataccaaaattctcgaaattagcaaaaacccgagccccgggctcacgtctcgaaattcaattttttttacatcaacgggttccttatctctccacgagtctaaccataccaaaattatcaaattcccataacatttcgaccctcaaattctcaattctatCCGAGAGGGTTTCTAACTTTTCCCGCTAAATTCAcggattaaatgccaaaacttgtaatacattcgagtaatctaaccaaaattgagttaagaatacttaccccgttgttctctctgaaaatctcccaaaaaatCGCCTTATCCGAGCTCCAAATCGTTAAAAATGAAAAATCTCCCGAACTTAACATTCTGcccggtactgttcacggggttaTTGTACACAGCATTGTTCACGGATCACTGTTCACTGTTCatccgcgcggttactgttcactgctgcagaaaatacagcagcttttaagaaatttgcagcacaaccatttttcactaaaatggttctaactccatcatacgaactcggaattagacgattcttgttcctatgagtcaaaaataataatacaaacacaacccttcaatcgaaactcaattcggagctcgtttacccagttcaatacccatttcgctcgttaaacaattaactcacatttcacgtcaaaaacccaatcgcgacttgatgaaattaaaccaaaatttccagatcagtcctataattcatgatttaaattctggaagtctcgaaatcaaatttggatctctagaactaaaaatgaacctttagatcattacatttatgctcaaaacggcaaaaatcttccaaaaatgacccgttgggcatccgaaacacacccgaggcccccgggaccccgaccaataataccaaccagtcccaaaatacattacggacttgctcgaggcctcaaatcacatcaaacaacgctaaaatcatgaatcaacctccaatccaagttttatgaactttagaatttccaacttctatttccgatgccgaaacctatcaaatcacgtccgattgacttcaaattttgcacacaagtccaaaatgacataacgaagctacagaaattctcggaattccattccgaccgccggatcaaaatttcacctatcaaccggaaatcgccaaaatactaacttgccaaaatgagctaatttcttcaccggacctccaaaattaattccgattgcgctcctaggccttaaatcatcccccaaaactaaccgaatcatcggaattcaattccgagccctctaactcacaagtcaacgtccggttgacttttccaaactaattc
The Nicotiana sylvestris chromosome 11, ASM39365v2, whole genome shotgun sequence DNA segment above includes these coding regions:
- the LOC104246903 gene encoding UDP-galactose/UDP-glucose transporter 5-like, translating into MAEPPSLPLKENKLAKGTFAVAGIMSTLVIYGILQEKIMRVPYGPQKEYFTFSLFLVFCNRITTSAVSAGVLLASKKALDPVAPLYKYCVVSVSNILTTTCQYEALKYVSFPVQTLAKCAKMIPVMIWGTIIMQKKYKGQDYLVAFLVTLGCSLFILYQAAGDISPFNRGRESTVWGVSLMIGYLGFDGFTSTFQDKLFKGYDMEIHNQIFYTTVCSCLLSFIGLILQGNLLMAIDFVSRHHDCFFDIALLSTVATASQFFISYTIRTFGALTFATIMTTRQLVSILLSCLWFGHPLSWEQCIGAVIVFGSLYARTFLKTKQKPPSLEMTETRASGPS